In one Thermanaerovibrio velox DSM 12556 genomic region, the following are encoded:
- a CDS encoding aldo/keto reductase, with protein MKPDPVTRLALGGAQLGLAYGICGAREPSYDRALGVLETALCAGIDMVDTAYLYGTSHRFIGEALARLGTSMKVVTKLPALSPREMEKALRASVEDLKTSGVYGLMLHHGEALLGPQGGSMAAFLAAQRDSGVALKVGFSCYSPEEALDASRIMSPQVIQFPLNPLDQRFLISGGIKRLKDIGTEIHVRSCFLQGLLLMDPQEGSEKVKGAAPFLTRLAERALELNMSPMELALGFCLSIPEVDRVIVGVDSPKQLLEVVSAARSACGRVCAEDLKDLICFEDHVIDPRKWG; from the coding sequence ATGAAGCCCGACCCGGTGACACGGCTTGCCCTTGGGGGGGCACAGCTGGGGTTGGCCTATGGGATTTGCGGAGCCCGGGAGCCCAGCTATGATAGGGCCCTCGGTGTTTTGGAAACCGCCCTTTGTGCCGGTATAGACATGGTGGATACCGCCTACCTTTATGGTACCTCCCACCGGTTCATCGGAGAGGCCCTTGCCCGCCTAGGTACATCCATGAAGGTGGTGACCAAGTTGCCTGCACTAAGCCCCCGGGAGATGGAGAAGGCCTTAAGGGCCTCGGTAGAGGACCTTAAGACCAGCGGAGTGTATGGCCTCATGCTCCATCACGGGGAGGCCCTTTTGGGCCCCCAGGGCGGATCCATGGCGGCATTCCTTGCGGCCCAGAGGGACTCAGGGGTTGCCTTAAAGGTTGGTTTTTCGTGCTATTCCCCTGAGGAGGCCTTGGATGCATCCCGCATCATGTCCCCCCAGGTCATCCAGTTCCCCCTTAACCCATTGGACCAGCGGTTCCTCATCTCTGGTGGGATAAAAAGGCTTAAGGACATAGGGACGGAGATCCACGTCCGATCTTGTTTTCTTCAGGGGCTGCTCTTAATGGATCCCCAGGAGGGATCCGAAAAGGTTAAAGGAGCTGCCCCGTTCCTCACCCGTTTGGCCGAGAGGGCATTGGAGCTTAATATGTCTCCCATGGAGCTGGCATTGGGGTTCTGCCTGTCGATCCCAGAGGTTGACCGGGTGATAGTGGGGGTGGATTCCCCGAAGCAGCTTCTGGAGGTGGTATCAGCCGCCCGCTCAGCTTGCGGCAGGGTTTGTGCGGAGGACCTTAAAGATCTCATATGTTTTGAAGATCACGTGATAGATCCTCGGAAGTGGGGATAG
- a CDS encoding flagellar protein FlaG codes for MRDAVESLRLGVGFSNGIEMRHGAFPMDLGNREPQGSKGTDLKGVLSEDVLSEALRKAEETSRIFGRDLKFLYRKEADIYQVEVIDRGEDKVIRKIPPDEVVKLIENINKLLGMLFDDKF; via the coding sequence ATGAGGGATGCTGTCGAATCCCTGCGGCTGGGTGTGGGGTTCTCCAACGGGATTGAAATGCGGCATGGGGCTTTCCCCATGGACCTTGGCAACCGGGAGCCCCAAGGGTCCAAGGGGACCGATCTCAAGGGGGTTCTTTCGGAGGATGTGCTCTCCGAGGCCTTGAGGAAGGCCGAGGAGACCAGCCGGATCTTCGGGAGGGACCTTAAGTTCCTCTACCGCAAGGAGGCGGACATATACCAGGTTGAAGTGATAGACCGGGGGGAGGACAAGGTCATAAGGAAGATCCCCCCCGACGAGGTGGTTAAGCTCATCGAGAACATCAACAAGCTGCTGGGGATGCTCTTCGATGACAAGTTTTAG
- a CDS encoding flagellin — translation MRVYHNIPALFAYNSLSATNNSLQKSINKLSTGLRINSAADDAAGLAISEKMRAQIRGLDQAVRNSQDGISMIQTAEGALNETHSILQRMRELSVQAANDTLTQQDRSYIQDEIEQLKDEINRISSTTQFNKKKLLDGSAAVLWSSDKLTTKAFVRGGLRTVDQFGQKNSAEGNYKISIIANPGDAQIQKTDIFKIKHENVIMNVTKNTNKGVEKVRVDSLPAGKFTILAVSADNFSVDGGPINNQQVFGAATGVSIISALSGSVSAAGGGGSIYLEVVAVDTANSSVTFRGVANTLSLSGDSYTFTNENIILQTTALSATSMTAFGTTAMGEGIIAISAVTNYTVGDKIVVNFAAGSATADLQVTISATNNTSWFGNWDTGAYTLTAAFNVVAANVAGKDVHFRNFYLNTANGTLYESDIVLTLSTSFVATGATLAAFDAAYVGQIAEADVQLKDLDKFWDANGRFLLDDPKDITIVQGDGTKASITLYSTDTLRDVQTKLNNAIAFDLGQAKYLTSDTDKFVTFVGKNDVISGTSQSVQGTFVIRSAIAGKAGELNFSGDEDLIKALSLNVIKKSTENQFRVSVQDAHSGATVVSNAKVTGNVLYGVVHPNVDVEFDAMANVKVSFLNNEFVLSQDTGKIYETKLHLADNTTVFQIGANEKEDMGVNIGDMSARALGVHNILVTDRDSAARSITVIDNAIDRVSKQRAAIGAYQNRLEHTINNLTVAGQNLTAAESRIRDLDMAKEMMNFTRLNILMQAGNSMLAQANQLPQNVLQLLR, via the coding sequence ATGAGAGTTTACCACAACATACCGGCGCTTTTCGCGTACAACTCCCTCAGCGCCACCAACAACAGCCTTCAGAAGTCTATAAACAAGCTCTCCACCGGTCTTAGGATCAACTCCGCGGCGGACGACGCGGCGGGGCTTGCCATAAGCGAGAAGATGAGGGCTCAGATCCGCGGCCTTGATCAGGCGGTGCGCAACAGCCAGGACGGCATATCCATGATCCAGACCGCCGAGGGCGCCCTCAACGAGACCCACTCCATCCTGCAGAGGATGAGGGAGCTGTCCGTCCAGGCGGCCAACGACACCCTGACTCAGCAGGACCGCAGCTACATCCAGGACGAGATCGAGCAGCTGAAGGACGAGATAAACCGTATATCCAGCACCACCCAGTTCAACAAGAAGAAGCTGCTGGACGGCTCCGCCGCGGTGCTCTGGTCCTCCGACAAGCTGACCACCAAGGCCTTCGTCCGGGGCGGCCTCAGGACCGTGGACCAGTTCGGCCAGAAGAACAGCGCCGAGGGCAACTACAAGATAAGCATCATAGCCAACCCCGGTGACGCCCAGATCCAGAAGACCGACATCTTCAAGATCAAGCACGAGAACGTGATCATGAACGTCACCAAGAACACCAACAAGGGCGTGGAGAAGGTCCGGGTGGACTCCCTGCCCGCCGGCAAGTTCACCATCCTTGCGGTGTCGGCTGATAACTTCTCCGTGGATGGTGGTCCAATTAATAACCAGCAGGTCTTCGGTGCTGCTACCGGCGTGTCCATAATCAGCGCCCTTTCCGGCTCCGTTAGCGCCGCGGGCGGCGGCGGCTCCATATACCTCGAAGTGGTTGCGGTGGACACCGCCAACAGCTCTGTCACGTTCCGGGGCGTGGCGAACACCCTGTCCCTGAGCGGTGATTCCTACACCTTCACCAACGAGAACATAATCCTGCAGACTACGGCTCTCTCCGCTACCTCTATGACCGCTTTTGGAACCACCGCTATGGGTGAGGGTATCATAGCCATAAGCGCTGTCACCAACTATACGGTTGGCGACAAGATCGTTGTGAACTTTGCGGCCGGTAGCGCCACTGCGGACCTGCAGGTCACCATCTCCGCCACCAACAACACCAGCTGGTTTGGCAACTGGGACACCGGCGCCTACACCCTGACCGCCGCTTTCAACGTTGTGGCTGCCAACGTGGCGGGCAAGGACGTGCACTTCAGGAACTTCTACCTCAACACCGCCAACGGCACCCTCTACGAATCCGACATAGTCCTTACCTTGAGCACCAGCTTTGTGGCCACCGGCGCTACCCTTGCGGCCTTCGACGCCGCCTACGTGGGGCAGATCGCCGAGGCGGACGTGCAGCTTAAGGACCTTGACAAGTTCTGGGACGCCAATGGCCGGTTCCTCCTGGACGATCCCAAGGACATCACCATAGTCCAGGGCGACGGCACCAAGGCCTCCATCACCCTCTACTCCACCGACACCCTGCGGGACGTGCAGACCAAGCTCAACAACGCCATCGCCTTCGACCTTGGTCAGGCCAAGTACCTTACCTCTGACACCGACAAGTTCGTAACCTTCGTTGGTAAGAACGACGTAATTTCCGGAACCTCCCAGTCGGTGCAGGGCACCTTCGTCATAAGGTCCGCCATAGCCGGCAAGGCTGGAGAGCTCAACTTCTCCGGCGACGAGGACCTCATCAAGGCCCTGAGCCTCAACGTGATCAAGAAGTCCACCGAGAACCAGTTCCGGGTCTCCGTGCAGGACGCCCACAGTGGCGCTACGGTGGTGAGCAACGCCAAGGTGACGGGCAACGTGCTCTACGGCGTGGTGCACCCCAACGTGGACGTTGAGTTCGACGCCATGGCCAACGTAAAGGTGAGCTTCCTCAACAACGAGTTCGTCCTCTCTCAGGACACGGGCAAGATCTACGAGACCAAGCTGCACCTTGCGGACAACACCACGGTCTTCCAGATCGGCGCCAACGAGAAGGAGGACATGGGGGTCAACATCGGCGACATGAGCGCCAGGGCCCTTGGGGTTCACAACATACTGGTCACCGACCGCGACTCCGCCGCCCGGTCCATAACCGTGATCGACAACGCCATCGACCGGGTGTCCAAGCAGCGGGCCGCCATAGGTGCCTACCAGAACCGCTTGGAGCACACCATCAACAACCTCACCGTGGCGGGCCAGAACCTCACCGCTGCGGAGAGCCGCATAAGGGATCTGGACATGGCCAAGGAGATGATGAACTTCACCAGGCTCAACATCCTCATGCAGGCTGGCAACTCCATGCTTGCCCAGGCCAACCAGCTTCCCCAGAACGTGCTGCAGCTCCTCCGGTAA